A stretch of Lathyrus oleraceus cultivar Zhongwan6 chromosome 6, CAAS_Psat_ZW6_1.0, whole genome shotgun sequence DNA encodes these proteins:
- the LOC127098376 gene encoding uncharacterized protein LOC127098376 gives MAEDLVLDTAIRDWVLIPLSVVMVLIGVLRHIVSKLMRSTQTPDAKIVREGQVMLRARNLRMAANFIPSKAFRARKLYFCNEENGLLFVPKGQAQNPQAQMFSDPNMAMDMMKKNLSMIIPQTLTFAWVNFFFSGFVAAKIPFPLTQRFRSMLQNGIDLSTVDVSYVSSRSWYFLNLFGLRGLFSLILGEENAVDDTQRMMQMGGGFGFDPSKGLSVEKDNLDITQHDWALPNFEHRAESVLKKVIS, from the exons ATGGCGGAAGATCTGGTGCTGGATACTGCAATCAGAGATTGGGTGTTGATCCCTTTATCTGTTGTTATGGTTCTAATTGGTGTGCTCCGCCATATTGTTTCCAAGCTTATGCGTTCTACTCAAACTCCTGATGCCAAAATTGTCAGAGAAGG GCAAGTCATGCTTAGAGCTCGGAATTTAAGGATGGCGGCAAATTTTATCCCTTCCAAGGCTTTTCGTGCCCGCAAGCTTTATTTTTGTAATGAG GAAAATGGTCTGTTGTTTGTTCCAAAGGGCCAAGCTCAGAATCCACAAGCACAGATGTTCTCTGATCCGAACATGGCCATGGATATGATGAAGAAAAACCTTTCAATGATCATACCGCAG ACTCTTACTTTTGCTTGGGTGAACTTTTTCTTTTCTGGATTTGTAGCAG CCAAAATACCCTTTCCATTAACTCAGAGATTTAGGTCAATGTTACAGAATGGAATAGACCTCAGCACAGTGGATGTTAGCTACGTCAGCAGTCGCTCTTG GTACTTCCTCAATCTGTTTGGCTTAAGAGGATTGTTTAGTCTTATCTTGGGGGAAGAAAATG CTGTAGATGATACACAAAGAATGATGCAAATGGGTGGTGGATTCGGATTTGATCCTTCAAAG GGTCTGAGTGTTGAGAAAGACAATCTTGACATAACTCAGCATGACTGGGCCTTGCCAAATTTCGAGCATCGTGCTGAATCTGTGTTGAAGAAAGTCATCAGCTGA